A genomic stretch from Aminivibrio sp. includes:
- the rplJ gene encoding 50S ribosomal protein L10, whose product MPAQVKFEQVEELRERLSKTQAVFVAEYRGMTVAQITALRAQVRAAGGEMKVAKNTLMKIAMEQEGLTAFPDEMAYGPNVFALAYGDPVAVAKALRDFSKERTNKSFVLKGGALGHSILGADQVSALADLPSKDVLIGQVVRTIAAPISGFLSVLNGPIRGLATCLNQIKEKKEQAA is encoded by the coding sequence ATGCCGGCACAAGTAAAATTTGAACAGGTTGAAGAACTTCGTGAAAGGCTGTCGAAGACCCAGGCGGTCTTCGTGGCTGAATACCGCGGAATGACCGTTGCCCAGATCACCGCTCTTCGGGCCCAGGTCCGCGCCGCTGGCGGCGAAATGAAGGTGGCCAAGAACACCCTCATGAAGATCGCCATGGAGCAGGAAGGGCTTACTGCTTTTCCTGATGAGATGGCTTACGGCCCTAACGTCTTCGCACTTGCCTACGGTGACCCCGTAGCGGTGGCCAAGGCACTCCGTGATTTTTCCAAGGAAAGGACCAACAAGTCTTTCGTTCTCAAGGGAGGCGCCCTGGGCCATTCCATTCTGGGAGCCGACCAGGTCAGCGCCCTTGCCGATCTTCCCAGCAAGGACGTCCTTATCGGACAGGTTGTTCGTACAATCGCAGCACCGATTTCCGGGTTCCTTTCGGTGCTCAACGGTCCCATTCGAGGACTGGCGACCTGCCTCAACCAGATCAAGGAAAAGAAGGAACAGGCTGCATAG
- the rplL gene encoding 50S ribosomal protein L7/L12, translating into MTRDEMIQAIETMTVLELSELVKALEDKFGVSASAPAMAMPMMAMPGAPAAAVEEEKTEFDVVYKAPGANKINVIKVVRELTGLGLKEAKELVDNPPKAVKEGVSKEEAEEVKKKLVEAGAEVEVK; encoded by the coding sequence ATGACCCGTGATGAAATGATTCAGGCTATTGAAACTATGACAGTTCTTGAGCTTTCCGAGCTTGTGAAAGCTCTTGAGGACAAATTTGGCGTGTCCGCTTCCGCTCCTGCGATGGCTATGCCCATGATGGCCATGCCCGGTGCGCCCGCTGCCGCCGTTGAAGAAGAGAAGACCGAGTTCGACGTGGTCTACAAGGCACCCGGCGCAAACAAGATCAACGTGATCAAGGTTGTCCGCGAGCTTACCGGCCTTGGCCTGAAGGAAGCCAAGGAACTCGTCGACAATCCTCCCAAGGCAGTCAAGGAAGGCGTCTCCAAGGAAGAAGCCGAAGAGGTAAAGAAGAAGCTTGTCGAGGCCGGCGCAGAAGTCGAAGTCAAGTAG
- a CDS encoding amidohydrolase family protein, producing the protein MIVDCHVHVYPPEVIRDAKKIARTEEHFALLIGGKVHKWAAAEDVVEQMDRDGVDVSWIFGFAFKDPGLCALCNDYVIEAVRKFPARFRGLAVVPPMARGSDREILRCREAGLVGIGEIFPQGQNLDIADIRQTWRLAGAAHELDMFLMFHSAEPVGHDYAGKGNVGPREAAEFCVHHPETRVIFAHFGGGLWMYELMPEMKLYLSNARYDSAAWPWLYEPAVLSSMAASGVDDKILYGSDFPILSFPRYKKLLDASGVSDEASAQFLSGNALSFLGENRR; encoded by the coding sequence ATGATCGTCGACTGCCATGTCCATGTGTACCCGCCCGAAGTCATCCGGGATGCGAAAAAAATTGCCCGGACAGAGGAGCATTTTGCCCTTCTCATAGGGGGGAAGGTCCATAAATGGGCTGCGGCCGAAGATGTGGTGGAGCAAATGGACAGGGACGGGGTCGATGTTTCATGGATTTTCGGTTTTGCCTTCAAGGATCCGGGGCTGTGTGCACTGTGCAATGACTATGTCATCGAAGCGGTGCGAAAGTTTCCCGCTCGTTTCCGCGGCCTCGCGGTGGTTCCGCCGATGGCTCGGGGAAGTGACCGCGAGATCCTCCGGTGCAGGGAGGCGGGGCTTGTGGGCATAGGAGAGATTTTTCCCCAGGGACAGAACCTCGACATTGCGGATATCAGGCAAACCTGGCGCCTCGCTGGAGCCGCCCATGAGCTTGATATGTTCCTTATGTTCCATTCAGCGGAGCCGGTCGGTCATGACTATGCCGGCAAGGGCAACGTAGGCCCCAGGGAGGCGGCGGAATTCTGCGTCCATCATCCCGAGACCCGGGTGATTTTCGCCCATTTCGGAGGTGGGTTGTGGATGTACGAACTCATGCCCGAGATGAAGCTCTACCTTTCAAACGCCCGGTATGATTCCGCTGCGTGGCCCTGGCTCTACGAGCCCGCAGTTCTTTCCTCAATGGCTGCATCGGGTGTCGATGACAAGATTCTCTACGGTTCCGACTTCCCCATACTTTCCTTCCCGCGGTACAAAAAACTCCTTGATGCTTCCGGCGTCTCAGATGAGGCCTCAGCTCAATTTCTTTCAGGAAACGCCCTTTCCTTTCTTGGAGAGAATCGGAGATAG
- a CDS encoding MarR family transcriptional regulator, with amino-acid sequence MERIGDRLRHLTESQGIEGKSGALTKVRCRTNIIAMDNIQQIIRRIGGIHDSIHRFISGYIEECEKECLVPSHGELLTALFSGREFTMGDIAREIGKTKPTVTVLVEKLVRCGYVTRERDARDGRVSYIRLTEKGWGLKPVLEDILSSLEKRFFSGFTVQEKDSLENMLLRIEENSKEEKRV; translated from the coding sequence TTGGAGAGAATCGGAGATAGGCTACGACATCTGACAGAGAGCCAAGGGATTGAGGGAAAATCAGGGGCCTTGACAAAGGTTAGATGTCGAACTAATATTATTGCCATGGATAACATACAGCAGATCATCCGTCGTATCGGCGGAATCCATGATTCAATACACCGTTTCATCTCCGGATATATTGAGGAATGCGAGAAGGAATGTCTTGTACCTTCCCACGGAGAGCTCCTTACGGCCCTTTTTTCAGGCAGGGAGTTTACCATGGGAGACATTGCCCGAGAGATAGGGAAAACAAAGCCCACGGTCACCGTGCTTGTGGAAAAGCTTGTCCGATGCGGGTACGTCACCAGGGAAAGGGATGCCCGGGACGGCCGGGTTTCGTATATTCGGCTCACCGAAAAAGGCTGGGGGCTCAAGCCCGTTTTGGAAGATATCCTGAGTTCCCTCGAAAAGAGGTTTTTTTCAGGTTTTACTGTGCAGGAAAAGGACAGTCTGGAGAATATGCTGCTCCGGATTGAAGAAAATTCGAAGGAGGAGAAGAGAGTATGA
- a CDS encoding nitroreductase family protein, with protein sequence MKDFFAAVKDRRTYYGISKASPVSDDRIKEIIRFAVKHVPSAFNSQSGRAVLLLGKSHDDFWSMVKESLRKIVPADKFAPTEEKIDGFGNGYGTVLFFEDTGPVKNLQEQFPVYAANFPVWSDHASGMLQYIVWAGLESEGFGASLQHYAPVVEEDVRKKWDIPAEWRLIAQMPFGVPVADPGEKEFLPLDDRVWIRE encoded by the coding sequence ATGAAGGATTTTTTTGCGGCGGTGAAGGATCGGAGGACGTACTACGGTATTTCCAAGGCGAGCCCTGTTTCTGACGACAGGATAAAGGAGATAATTCGCTTCGCGGTGAAGCATGTTCCTTCGGCGTTCAATTCCCAGAGCGGAAGGGCGGTGCTCCTCCTCGGAAAATCCCACGACGATTTCTGGTCCATGGTGAAGGAATCCCTCAGGAAGATCGTCCCCGCGGACAAGTTTGCCCCCACGGAGGAAAAGATCGACGGGTTCGGAAACGGATACGGTACTGTGCTCTTTTTCGAGGACACGGGGCCGGTTAAAAATCTGCAGGAACAGTTCCCCGTCTATGCCGCCAATTTCCCTGTGTGGTCCGACCATGCGTCGGGGATGCTTCAGTATATTGTCTGGGCAGGGCTTGAGTCCGAGGGATTCGGAGCTTCGCTGCAGCATTACGCTCCGGTTGTGGAAGAGGATGTCCGAAAGAAATGGGACATCCCAGCCGAGTGGCGGCTGATAGCCCAGATGCCCTTCGGTGTTCCCGTCGCTGACCCCGGAGAAAAGGAGTTTCTTCCGCTGGATGACCGGGTTTGGATACGGGAGTGA
- a CDS encoding cation diffusion facilitator family transporter, whose product MERNDEARRITFLGLVINLFLTAGKYFAGYFGRSSAMIADATHSLSDLLTDLIVYFGLSAAGKPADSHHPYGHGKIEAVLSAVCGISLLLAAGGIFFSGAARIWSFLVRGAEMPGPGMIALAAAAVSVLLKEWLFRYTIEGGRRLQSSALIAKAWDHRSDALSSVGTLVGIAGAFFGGERWRVLDPLAALVVSVFIVTAALPILRDSLDELIEAALPGELEKELQSAIVSVPEVRSFHKLKTRRIGSSIAVDVHIQMNGALSLSEAHEISRRVEHEIWEIFGHDAHISLHMEPASQAAGR is encoded by the coding sequence ATGGAGAGAAATGACGAAGCAAGACGAATAACCTTTCTGGGGCTCGTGATCAATCTTTTTCTTACAGCAGGGAAGTACTTTGCGGGCTATTTCGGCAGGAGTTCTGCCATGATCGCCGATGCTACCCATTCCCTGTCCGACCTGCTGACCGATCTCATAGTGTACTTCGGGCTCTCGGCGGCGGGGAAGCCTGCCGATTCCCACCACCCTTACGGTCACGGCAAGATCGAAGCCGTCCTTTCGGCCGTGTGCGGGATCTCTCTGCTTCTTGCGGCGGGAGGAATCTTCTTCTCCGGAGCTGCGCGGATTTGGTCTTTCCTGGTGAGGGGCGCGGAAATGCCCGGTCCCGGAATGATCGCCCTTGCAGCCGCTGCAGTTTCCGTTCTGCTGAAGGAATGGCTCTTCCGGTACACCATCGAGGGAGGGAGGAGGCTTCAGAGCAGCGCGTTGATTGCCAAGGCATGGGACCATAGGTCCGACGCCCTCTCCTCTGTGGGTACGCTGGTTGGAATTGCCGGGGCCTTTTTCGGAGGTGAACGGTGGCGTGTTCTCGACCCCTTGGCCGCCCTGGTGGTGAGCGTCTTCATCGTGACCGCGGCACTGCCCATCCTGAGGGACAGCCTTGACGAGCTCATCGAGGCTGCTCTCCCGGGGGAGCTTGAAAAGGAGCTCCAGTCCGCAATCGTTTCCGTGCCGGAGGTTCGTTCTTTCCACAAGCTGAAGACCCGAAGGATAGGAAGCTCCATTGCCGTGGACGTGCATATTCAGATGAACGGGGCCCTGTCTCTCAGCGAAGCCCATGAAATATCCCGGAGGGTTGAACATGAGATCTGGGAGATTTTCGGCCATGACGCCCATATTTCCCTCCACATGGAACCCGCCTCGCAGGCGGCGGGCCGGTAA
- a CDS encoding glutamine--tRNA ligase/YqeY domain fusion protein, producing METQSAKGPHFIEQIILDDLKNGVVKEIRTRFPPEPNGYLHIGHAKSICLNFGLAEQFGGTCNLRFDDTNPAKEETEYVESIMRDVQWLGFRWHKLCFASDYFHRFHEWALELIRTGKAYVDHQSADEIRETRGTLTAPGKESPYRNRTVDENLALFESMRRGDFEDGTCVLRAKIDMGHPNLNMRDPVLYRILHRRHFRSGDEWCIYPMYDFAHGYEDAIEGVTHSICTLEFEDHRPLYEWLLDNVSVPCKPRQFEFARLNLTYTVMSKRLLLTLVNEKIVSGWDDPRMPTISGIRRRGYTPSALRRFCQEIGVSKSNSMVDIEFLQYIIREELNLEARRAMAVLNPLKVVIENYPEGQTEMLEAENNPEKPEDGTRQIPFSREIFIERDDFMENPPKKFFRLSPGMEVRLKHAYLVTCTGVIKKADGEIVELRCTYDPRSRGGEAPDGRRVKGTLHWVSVPHAVKAEVRLYDNLFTLRDMSAMEEGKTFRDYLNPDSLKVLENCFVEPGPAKAGPLETFQFLRQGYFCVDPDSTPERPVFNRTVALKDSWAKLVRKEQAE from the coding sequence ATGGAAACCCAGTCCGCAAAAGGCCCTCATTTTATTGAACAGATCATCCTGGATGACCTGAAAAACGGTGTGGTGAAGGAAATCCGCACCCGTTTCCCTCCAGAGCCGAACGGATATCTCCATATCGGTCACGCCAAGTCCATCTGCCTGAACTTCGGTCTTGCGGAGCAGTTCGGGGGGACGTGCAATCTTCGTTTTGACGATACGAACCCAGCCAAGGAAGAGACGGAATACGTGGAGTCCATCATGCGGGATGTCCAGTGGCTCGGTTTCCGGTGGCACAAGCTGTGCTTCGCCTCAGATTACTTTCACCGGTTCCACGAATGGGCCCTCGAGCTGATCCGCACAGGAAAAGCCTACGTGGACCACCAGTCAGCCGACGAAATCCGGGAGACCCGGGGAACCCTCACTGCCCCTGGAAAAGAGTCTCCGTACAGAAACCGTACCGTGGACGAAAACCTGGCCCTTTTCGAAAGTATGAGACGGGGAGATTTCGAGGACGGCACCTGCGTCCTCCGGGCGAAGATCGACATGGGCCACCCCAACCTGAACATGAGAGACCCGGTGCTGTACCGCATTCTTCACAGACGCCACTTCCGGTCCGGGGACGAGTGGTGCATCTATCCCATGTATGATTTTGCCCACGGATACGAGGACGCCATCGAGGGAGTCACCCATTCCATCTGCACCCTCGAGTTCGAGGATCACAGACCCCTTTACGAGTGGCTGCTGGACAATGTTTCCGTTCCCTGCAAACCGAGGCAGTTCGAGTTCGCCCGGCTGAACCTCACCTATACGGTGATGAGCAAGCGTCTTCTGCTTACCCTGGTGAACGAAAAAATCGTCTCGGGCTGGGATGACCCGAGAATGCCTACCATCAGCGGCATACGCCGCAGGGGGTACACTCCCTCGGCTCTTCGTCGGTTCTGCCAGGAAATCGGCGTGTCAAAGTCCAACAGTATGGTGGACATCGAATTTCTGCAGTACATCATCCGGGAAGAGCTGAATTTGGAGGCCCGGCGGGCCATGGCGGTACTCAATCCTTTGAAGGTGGTCATAGAGAACTACCCTGAAGGACAAACCGAAATGCTCGAGGCGGAGAACAACCCGGAAAAGCCGGAGGACGGAACCAGACAGATACCCTTCTCCCGGGAGATTTTCATTGAACGGGACGATTTTATGGAAAACCCGCCGAAGAAATTCTTCCGTCTCTCTCCGGGAATGGAAGTGCGACTGAAGCACGCCTACCTTGTCACATGCACCGGCGTGATTAAAAAGGCGGATGGGGAAATCGTCGAACTACGCTGTACCTACGATCCCCGGAGCCGCGGCGGGGAGGCTCCCGACGGAAGGCGGGTCAAAGGCACCCTTCACTGGGTTTCGGTTCCTCATGCTGTGAAGGCGGAGGTTCGCCTGTATGACAACCTGTTCACCCTGCGGGACATGTCAGCCATGGAAGAGGGAAAAACCTTTCGGGATTACCTGAACCCCGATTCCCTGAAAGTGCTGGAGAACTGTTTCGTGGAGCCCGGGCCGGCAAAAGCCGGACCGTTGGAGACGTTCCAGTTCCTGCGACAGGGATATTTCTGTGTCGACCCTGATTCCACCCCGGAAAGACCGGTATTCAACCGCACCGTTGCCTTGAAGGATTCCTGGGCGAAGTTGGTGCGGAAAGAGCAGGCGGAATAA
- a CDS encoding zinc-ribbon domain-containing protein, whose amino-acid sequence MVGYDENGFSPSGEDSGRKCPECGEEVNGKFRFCPACGTAIPVPEVPAQEPLHPSTAVPRQEPPSRGQSIPRRGARFAVNGNEPEPGRRFRPNADRTEASFREFNAVARPRRRRGNRKSTLPLIFALLLFLASIGGGVYWFLRQGEDLPLDAVEWEPEKTSSAPGPAPEEPSPAGTRTAENPEGTAEVPGETVQPAGPTASTPVPFASAVPGEIPEVTLPTRGIVIGSSVNLRTSHTIESPVAGRVSAGNRLEVLESWTPDDSAEAVTLSDVELTAPDGKKVKVARGRGVTVTGLPDASGMVKVILPEDRNKVVYSVSSSSLSDPQAWPWYRVKPQGGGKEGWIFGKFLTVLDTREESLSVLYLERVLTSYGTTKEQIQEVLGKPQKTSARKVKTSEGEGTETTLTFSGGTFVVYEGPGGPEVKKIILTSAKYPLDGGLAVGMERRQVLSLLGHPNDLVKGEEIYRASKTTGIRIKYGNYRVKSVTAGVLN is encoded by the coding sequence ATGGTTGGATACGATGAAAACGGCTTTTCCCCAAGCGGAGAGGACAGTGGAAGAAAATGCCCCGAGTGCGGCGAAGAGGTGAACGGAAAATTCCGGTTCTGCCCGGCATGCGGAACGGCAATTCCTGTTCCTGAAGTTCCGGCCCAGGAGCCTCTTCATCCCAGCACGGCGGTACCTCGTCAGGAACCGCCTTCCAGGGGGCAGTCCATTCCGCGCCGCGGCGCCAGGTTTGCCGTCAATGGAAACGAGCCGGAGCCGGGAAGACGGTTCAGGCCCAACGCTGACAGAACGGAGGCGAGTTTCCGGGAGTTTAACGCCGTGGCCCGGCCGAGGCGGCGAAGGGGCAACCGAAAGAGTACCCTTCCTCTTATCTTTGCCCTTCTTTTATTTTTGGCTTCCATCGGCGGAGGGGTGTACTGGTTCCTCCGACAGGGGGAAGATTTGCCCCTGGATGCCGTGGAGTGGGAGCCGGAGAAAACTTCCTCTGCACCTGGTCCGGCCCCGGAGGAGCCGTCACCTGCCGGTACCCGGACGGCTGAAAATCCCGAGGGGACTGCAGAAGTCCCGGGAGAGACAGTGCAGCCGGCCGGCCCTACGGCTTCTACTCCTGTGCCTTTTGCGTCCGCCGTTCCCGGTGAAATTCCCGAGGTCACCCTACCGACCCGGGGAATCGTCATCGGTTCCAGCGTCAATCTACGCACTTCTCACACCATTGAAAGTCCCGTGGCGGGAAGAGTCTCTGCCGGAAACAGGCTCGAGGTTCTCGAATCCTGGACTCCTGACGACAGTGCCGAAGCAGTTACCCTCTCGGACGTCGAGTTGACCGCGCCGGACGGAAAGAAAGTCAAGGTTGCACGCGGGAGGGGCGTTACGGTGACCGGTCTTCCCGACGCTTCGGGGATGGTGAAAGTGATCCTGCCCGAGGACAGGAACAAGGTGGTATACAGTGTATCATCCTCGTCTTTGAGTGATCCCCAGGCATGGCCCTGGTATAGGGTGAAGCCCCAGGGAGGCGGAAAGGAAGGCTGGATCTTCGGCAAATTCCTGACCGTGCTGGATACCCGTGAAGAATCGCTGTCCGTGCTGTATCTCGAAAGGGTCCTTACTTCCTACGGCACCACGAAGGAGCAGATCCAGGAGGTGCTGGGAAAACCTCAGAAAACCTCGGCCCGCAAGGTAAAGACTTCCGAGGGGGAGGGTACCGAGACCACCCTCACGTTCAGCGGCGGAACCTTTGTTGTCTATGAGGGACCGGGCGGCCCTGAAGTGAAGAAAATAATCCTCACATCGGCGAAGTATCCCCTTGACGGGGGCCTTGCCGTTGGAATGGAGAGACGGCAGGTCCTTTCTCTCCTGGGCCACCCGAACGATCTTGTAAAGGGAGAGGAAATCTACAGGGCCAGCAAGACCACAGGCATCAGGATAAAATACGGAAACTACAGGGTGAAATCAGTGACCGCCGGGGTGCTCAATTGA